In the Gossypium arboreum isolate Shixiya-1 chromosome 10, ASM2569848v2, whole genome shotgun sequence genome, one interval contains:
- the LOC108464529 gene encoding cysteine proteinase inhibitor 6-like, with protein MQNPRFLFSLLFSILISILFFNNIIAESTFCPETMATTTTLGGVHPSQGSQNSVELENLARFAVDEHNKKENAMVEFVRVVKASEQVVAGTLHHLTVEAVDAGKKKLYEAKVWVKPWMNFKELQEFKHAGDADGSASFTACDLGAKKDVHGPMLQAVATNDPVVQDAADHAVKTIQQRSNSLLPYELKEIVHANAEVLEDFAKLNMVLKVKRGDKEEKFKVEVHHKNEGTYHLNHMEQDHS; from the exons ATGCAAAACCCCAGATTTCTGTTCTCCCTTTTGTTTTCTATATTGATCTCAATTCTGTTCTTCAACAATATAATCGCTGAATCAACCTTCTGCCCTGAAACAATGGCGACAACCACTACTTTGGGCGGAGTCCACCCTTCCCAAGGCTCCCAAAACAGCGTCGAGCTCGAAAACCTAGCACGCTTTGCCGTCGACGAGCACAACAAGAAAGAAAATGCAATGGTGGAGTTTGTGAGGGTTGTGAAAGCAAGCGAGCAAGTTGTGGCGGGGACACTTCACCATTTGACGGTGGAAGCTGTCGACGCCGGCAAAAAGAAGCTTTATGAAGCCAAAGTTTGGGTTAAgccttggatgaattttaaagaattgCAGGAGTTTAAACATGCTGGTGATGCTGATGGTTCCGCTTCTTTTACAGCTTGTGATCTTGGTGCCAAGAAAG ATGTCCATGGACCAATGCTGCAAGCGGTGGCCACAAATGATCCCGTAGTTCAGGATGCTGCGGATCATGCTGTGAAGACCATACAACAGAGATCCAATTCCCTTCTGCCTTACGAACTTAAAGAAATAGTTCATGCCAACGCTGAA GTATTGGAAGATTTTGCAAAACTGAACATGGTTCTTAAAGTGAAGAGAGGAGACAAGGAAGAGAAGTTCAAGGTGGAGGTACACCATAAGAACGAAGGGACTTACCATCTGAACCACATGGAGCAAGATCACTCTTGA